In a genomic window of Paramicrobacterium chengjingii:
- the ndk gene encoding nucleoside-diphosphate kinase, giving the protein MAVEETLVLVKPDGVTRSLTGEILRRIEAKGYSLVDIRMVRADRNLLAAHYAEHEGKPFYEPLVEFMMSGPVVAVRVAGDRVIEGFRSLAGTTDPTTAAPGTVRGDLGRDWGLAVQQNLVHGSDSPESAARELDLWFS; this is encoded by the coding sequence ATGGCAGTTGAAGAGACACTTGTTCTGGTGAAGCCGGATGGGGTAACACGCAGCCTCACAGGTGAGATCCTCCGTCGCATCGAGGCGAAAGGGTACTCACTCGTCGACATTCGGATGGTTCGAGCAGACAGAAACCTTCTTGCCGCCCACTATGCAGAGCACGAGGGTAAGCCGTTTTACGAGCCGCTTGTCGAATTCATGATGTCGGGCCCCGTCGTTGCCGTGCGTGTGGCCGGCGATCGCGTGATCGAAGGATTCCGCTCGCTCGCCGGCACCACCGACCCCACGACGGCGGCTCCCGGTACCGTGCGTGGCGATCTGGGACGCGATTGGGGGCTCGCTGTACAGCAGAACCTCGTGCACGGCTCGGACAGTCCGGAGTCTGCGGCTCGTGAACTGGATCTCTGGTTCAGTTAG
- a CDS encoding DUF4233 domain-containing protein → MRRGGVRATLGAIVFSAELLIVFLATLVAYGLNAVDPVTAFVAGGILCVLMVAVIPVLRFRWGVVCGWVLQGVIVATGIVMPQMYVVGGLFLIMWIYCMIVGTRIDREKNHRFEAGES, encoded by the coding sequence GTGAGACGAGGAGGAGTCAGGGCGACCCTCGGGGCCATCGTCTTCAGCGCCGAGCTGCTGATCGTTTTTCTGGCTACCCTTGTCGCATACGGGCTCAATGCGGTGGATCCTGTCACAGCGTTCGTTGCTGGCGGCATCCTGTGCGTTCTGATGGTTGCCGTGATTCCTGTGCTGCGATTTCGTTGGGGCGTGGTCTGCGGCTGGGTGCTCCAAGGCGTTATCGTTGCTACCGGCATCGTGATGCCCCAGATGTACGTCGTCGGCGGGCTGTTTCTGATCATGTGGATCTATTGCATGATCGTCGGCACCCGGATCGACAGAGAGAAGAACCACAGGTTCGAGGCAGGAGAAAGCTAA
- a CDS encoding bifunctional folylpolyglutamate synthase/dihydrofolate synthase, translating into MSEPLVGSAGFAAAAADVIAELFARTGEGRPRPRLAPTRRVVELLGDPQRAYPVIHLTGTNGKSSTSRFIESILRVHGLRTGLFTSPHLRVFNERITIDGEAISDEKLVENWHDIKPYVEMVDAELREAGDVRLTFFEALTALAFACFADAPVDVAIIEVGMGGEWDSTNVADASVAVFTPIDIDHSSTLGGTIAEIASTKAGIIKSGSRVVSAVQVPAALAKIDQAAAQVGTHVVLEDRDFVLSSDVVAVGGQQITVHGRAAAYESQFLPVFGDHQGHNAALAIAACETFLGDGTVALDADVLAQGLGEATTPGRLEIAGTQPTIIVDAAHNPHGARSLAAALERYFDSEHIALVIGVLDDKDARGILSHLLPLSERVFTTQVESERARDAEELAAEVLHGSPDKPVYSYDSVDESLSIARDWASEEPGRIVVVAGSVILAGEALLVIEDRDWS; encoded by the coding sequence ATGTCTGAGCCGCTCGTCGGAAGCGCAGGATTCGCCGCGGCTGCGGCGGACGTCATCGCTGAGCTCTTCGCGCGCACGGGGGAGGGCAGGCCGCGCCCGCGGCTCGCACCCACGCGTCGCGTCGTCGAGTTGCTGGGGGATCCTCAACGTGCGTACCCGGTGATCCACCTCACGGGAACCAACGGCAAGAGCAGCACATCTCGGTTCATCGAGAGCATTCTTCGCGTGCACGGACTGCGCACGGGGCTGTTCACCAGCCCACATCTGCGTGTCTTCAATGAGCGAATCACGATTGACGGTGAGGCGATTTCCGACGAGAAGCTCGTAGAGAACTGGCACGACATCAAACCATACGTTGAGATGGTCGACGCGGAGCTTCGGGAGGCGGGGGACGTGCGCCTGACCTTCTTCGAGGCCCTGACGGCGCTCGCGTTCGCCTGCTTTGCCGACGCCCCTGTCGACGTCGCCATCATCGAGGTTGGAATGGGCGGCGAATGGGACTCGACGAACGTTGCGGATGCATCGGTCGCGGTGTTCACACCTATCGATATCGACCACAGCTCAACTCTCGGAGGAACGATCGCAGAGATCGCCTCAACGAAGGCCGGAATTATCAAATCAGGGTCCCGTGTGGTCTCGGCGGTGCAGGTACCTGCAGCCCTCGCGAAGATTGATCAGGCTGCTGCCCAGGTGGGAACACACGTGGTGCTTGAAGACCGCGACTTTGTGCTGTCGAGCGATGTGGTTGCTGTCGGTGGACAGCAGATCACCGTGCACGGGCGAGCGGCCGCCTACGAGAGTCAGTTCCTCCCCGTCTTCGGAGACCATCAAGGCCATAATGCGGCACTGGCGATCGCCGCGTGTGAGACATTCCTTGGCGATGGCACGGTCGCGCTCGACGCTGACGTTCTCGCTCAGGGCCTTGGTGAGGCAACGACTCCCGGTCGCCTTGAAATCGCAGGGACCCAGCCGACGATCATCGTCGACGCAGCCCACAACCCGCACGGGGCACGCTCACTTGCAGCAGCGCTCGAGCGATACTTCGATAGTGAGCACATTGCGCTCGTCATCGGCGTGCTCGACGACAAGGATGCTCGAGGCATCCTGAGTCACCTGTTGCCCCTCTCGGAACGTGTATTCACCACGCAGGTCGAGTCGGAACGAGCTCGTGACGCCGAAGAGCTCGCAGCGGAGGTGCTGCACGGTTCCCCGGATAAGCCGGTGTATTCATATGACAGCGTTGACGAATCGCTGAGCATCGCTCGTGATTGGGCAAGCGAAGAGCCCGGACGTATCGTCGTCGTTGCCGGCTCGGTGATTCTCGCTGGGGAAGCGCTGCTCGTCATCGAGGATCGGGACTGGTCGTGA